The Pseudomonas sp. FP2309 genome has a window encoding:
- a CDS encoding 3-methyl-2-oxobutanoate dehydrogenase (2-methylpropanoyl-transferring) subunit alpha: MTQQYEPLRLHVPEPSGRPGCKTDFTYLRLTDAGLVRKPAIDVEPADTADLAKGLIRVLDDQGQALGPWAEGVPVEILRKGMRAMLKTRIFDNRMVVAQRQKKMSFYMQSLGEEAIGSAQALALNIDDMCFPTYRQQSILMARDVPLVDLICQLLSNERDPLKGRQLPIMYSVKDAGFFTISGNLATQFVQGVGWGMASAIKGDTKIASAWIGDGATAESDFHTALTFAHVYRAPVILNVVNNQWAISTFQAIAGGEATTFAGRGVGCGIASLRVDGNDFIAVYAASAWAAERARRNLGPSLIEWVTYRAGPHSTSDDPSKYRPADDWSHFPLGDPIARLKQHLIKIGQWSDEEHAAVSAELEAEVIAAQKQAEQYGTLAGGQIPSAATMFEDVYKEMPEHLKRQRQELGI; encoded by the coding sequence ATGACCCAGCAGTATGAACCACTGCGCCTGCACGTCCCTGAACCCTCGGGCCGGCCAGGCTGCAAGACCGACTTTACCTACCTGCGCCTGACCGACGCCGGCCTGGTGCGCAAACCCGCCATCGACGTAGAACCTGCCGACACCGCCGACCTGGCCAAGGGCCTGATTCGCGTGCTTGACGACCAGGGCCAGGCCCTTGGGCCGTGGGCCGAGGGCGTGCCGGTAGAGATCCTGCGCAAAGGCATGCGCGCCATGCTCAAGACGCGCATCTTCGACAACCGCATGGTGGTCGCCCAGCGTCAGAAAAAAATGTCGTTCTACATGCAAAGCCTTGGCGAAGAAGCCATCGGCAGCGCCCAGGCCCTGGCCTTGAACATCGACGACATGTGCTTCCCCACCTACCGCCAGCAAAGCATCCTGATGGCTCGCGACGTGCCGCTGGTGGACCTGATCTGCCAACTGCTGTCCAACGAGCGCGATCCGCTCAAGGGTCGCCAGTTGCCGATCATGTATTCAGTCAAGGACGCAGGTTTTTTCACCATTTCCGGCAACCTGGCCACCCAGTTCGTACAAGGTGTGGGCTGGGGCATGGCCTCGGCGATCAAGGGCGATACCAAGATCGCCTCAGCCTGGATCGGCGACGGTGCCACCGCCGAATCCGACTTCCACACCGCCCTCACCTTCGCCCACGTCTACCGCGCGCCGGTCATCCTCAACGTGGTGAACAACCAGTGGGCCATCTCCACCTTCCAGGCCATCGCCGGTGGTGAAGCCACCACCTTTGCCGGACGCGGCGTCGGTTGCGGCATTGCCTCGCTGCGGGTGGACGGCAACGACTTTATTGCCGTGTACGCCGCCTCTGCCTGGGCCGCTGAACGTGCACGACGCAACCTCGGCCCGAGCCTGATCGAATGGGTCACCTACCGCGCAGGCCCGCACTCCACCTCCGATGATCCGTCCAAGTACCGTCCCGCCGACGATTGGAGCCACTTCCCGCTGGGCGACCCGATTGCGCGTCTCAAGCAGCACCTGATCAAGATTGGCCAGTGGTCCGACGAGGAGCACGCGGCGGTCAGTGCCGAACTGGAAGCCGAGGTGATTGCCGCGCAAAAACAAGCCGAACAGTACGGCACCCTTGCCGGCGGCCAGATTCCAAGCGCCGCGACCATGTTCGAAGACGTCTATAAAGAGATGCCGGAGCACTTGAAGCGCCAGCGTCAGGAGTTGGGGATCTGA
- a CDS encoding alpha-ketoacid dehydrogenase subunit beta, whose product MNDHNNSIEVDTAMTTTTMTMIQALRSAMDVMLERDDNVVVFGQDVGYFGGVFRCTEGLQGKYGSSRVFDAPISESGIIGVAVGMGAYGLRPVAEIQFADYVYPATDQIISEAARLRYRSAGQFTAPLTMRMPCGGGIYGGQTHSQSIEAVFTQVCGLRTVMPSNPYDAKGLLIASIENDDPVIFLEPKRLYNGPFDGHHDRPVTPWSKHPQAQVPDGYYTVPLDVAAIVRPGSAVTVLTYGTTVYVSQVAAEETGIDAEVIDLRSLWPLDLETIVKSVKKTGRCVVVHEATRTCGFGAELVALVQEHCFHHLEAPIERVTGWDTPYPHAQEWAYFPGPTRVGAALKRVMEV is encoded by the coding sequence ATGAACGATCACAACAACAGCATTGAAGTGGACACCGCCATGACCACCACCACCATGACCATGATTCAGGCGCTGCGCTCGGCCATGGATGTGATGCTTGAACGCGACGACAACGTGGTGGTGTTCGGCCAGGACGTCGGTTATTTCGGCGGCGTGTTCCGCTGCACCGAAGGCTTGCAGGGCAAATACGGCAGCTCGCGGGTATTCGACGCGCCGATCTCCGAAAGCGGCATTATCGGCGTGGCCGTGGGCATGGGTGCCTACGGCCTGCGCCCGGTTGCCGAGATTCAGTTTGCCGACTACGTCTACCCCGCCACCGACCAGATCATCTCCGAAGCCGCCCGCCTGCGGTATCGCTCGGCCGGCCAGTTCACCGCGCCGCTGACCATGCGCATGCCCTGCGGCGGCGGCATCTACGGCGGCCAGACCCACAGCCAGAGTATCGAAGCGGTATTCACCCAAGTCTGCGGCCTGCGCACGGTGATGCCGTCCAACCCCTATGACGCCAAGGGCCTGCTGATCGCTTCCATCGAAAATGATGACCCGGTGATCTTTCTGGAGCCCAAGCGCCTGTACAACGGCCCGTTCGACGGCCATCACGACCGCCCGGTGACACCGTGGTCGAAGCACCCGCAAGCGCAGGTGCCGGACGGTTACTACACCGTCCCCCTGGACGTGGCCGCCATCGTGCGCCCCGGTTCGGCCGTGACGGTGCTGACCTACGGCACCACTGTGTACGTGTCGCAAGTAGCCGCCGAAGAAACCGGCATCGACGCCGAGGTCATTGACCTGCGCAGCCTGTGGCCGCTGGACCTGGAGACCATCGTCAAATCCGTGAAGAAGACCGGCCGTTGCGTGGTGGTGCATGAAGCCACGCGCACCTGCGGCTTTGGCGCCGAGCTGGTGGCGCTGGTGCAGGAGCATTGCTTCCACCACCTGGAAGCGCCGATCGAGCGCGTCACCGGGTGGGACACCCCCTACCCCCATGCGCAGGAGTGGGCGTATTTCCCAGGGCCGACCCGCGTGGGCGCGGCGTTGAAACGGGTCATGGAGGTCTGA
- the lpdA gene encoding dihydrolipoyl dehydrogenase, whose protein sequence is MTQTLHTTLLIIGGGPGGYVAAIRAGQLGIPTILVEAQALGGTCLNIGCIPSKALIHVAEQFQQTVHHSQGSALGIEVDVPTLDIGKSVAWKNAIVDRLTTGVAALLKKHKVQVIHGWAKVVDGKTVDVGDQRIQCEHLLLATGSTSVNLPMLPIGGPIISSTEALAPTRVPKRLIVVGGGYIGLELGIAYRKLGAEVSVVEAQDRILPAYDAELTQPVNESLKQLGVKLYLKHSVTGFEHNCLQVRDPNGDTLSLETDQVLVAVGRKPNTLGWNLEALNLEMNGAAIRIDSRCQTSMRNVYAIGDLSGEPMLAHRAMAQGEMVAELISGQHREFNPAAIPAVCFTDPELVVVGKTPDEAAAAGLDCIVASFPFAANGRAMTLESKTGFVRVVARRDNHLIVGWQAVGVGVSELSTALGLSLEMGARLEDVAGTIHAHPTLGEAVQEAALRALGHALHL, encoded by the coding sequence ATGACGCAGACATTGCACACAACGCTGCTGATTATCGGCGGCGGCCCTGGCGGCTATGTGGCGGCTATTCGCGCCGGCCAACTGGGCATCCCGACCATCCTGGTAGAAGCCCAGGCACTGGGCGGCACGTGCCTGAATATCGGTTGCATTCCGTCCAAGGCCTTGATCCATGTGGCCGAGCAATTCCAGCAGACCGTGCACCACAGCCAGGGCTCGGCACTGGGCATCGAAGTGGACGTGCCGACCCTGGACATCGGCAAAAGCGTGGCCTGGAAAAACGCCATTGTCGACCGCCTGACCACGGGCGTCGCCGCCTTGCTCAAGAAGCATAAAGTGCAGGTGATTCACGGCTGGGCCAAGGTGGTAGACGGCAAGACCGTCGACGTCGGCGACCAGCGTATTCAGTGCGAGCACCTGCTGCTGGCCACCGGTTCGACCAGTGTCAACCTGCCGATGCTGCCGATTGGCGGGCCGATCATCTCGTCCACCGAAGCCCTGGCGCCGACCCGCGTGCCCAAGCGCCTGATCGTGGTCGGCGGCGGGTACATCGGCCTGGAACTGGGGATTGCCTATCGCAAACTGGGAGCCGAGGTCAGCGTGGTCGAGGCGCAGGATCGTATCCTGCCGGCCTACGACGCGGAGCTGACGCAGCCGGTTAACGAATCCCTCAAGCAGTTGGGCGTAAAGCTGTACCTCAAGCACAGCGTCACCGGTTTCGAGCACAACTGCCTGCAGGTGCGTGACCCCAATGGCGACACACTGTCGCTGGAGACCGATCAAGTGCTGGTGGCCGTCGGTCGCAAACCCAACACCCTGGGCTGGAACCTCGAAGCGTTGAACCTTGAGATGAACGGCGCGGCGATCCGGATCGACAGCCGTTGCCAGACCAGCATGCGCAATGTGTATGCCATCGGCGACCTGAGCGGCGAACCGATGCTGGCGCACCGCGCCATGGCCCAGGGCGAAATGGTTGCCGAACTGATCAGCGGTCAACACCGCGAATTCAACCCGGCGGCGATCCCGGCGGTGTGTTTTACCGACCCGGAACTGGTGGTCGTCGGCAAGACCCCGGACGAGGCAGCGGCCGCGGGCCTGGACTGCATCGTGGCGAGCTTCCCGTTCGCCGCCAATGGCCGGGCCATGACCCTGGAGTCGAAAACCGGCTTCGTGCGGGTGGTGGCGCGACGTGACAACCACCTGATCGTGGGCTGGCAGGCCGTGGGGGTGGGTGTGTCCGAGCTGTCCACCGCCCTCGGCCTGAGCCTGGAAATGGGCGCACGCCTGGAAGACGTGGCCGGCACCATCCACGCCCACCCGACCTTGGGTGAGGCGGTACAGGAAGCCGCGCTGCGGGCCTTGGGTCACGCGTTGCACCTTTGA
- the bkdR gene encoding Lrp/AsnC family transcriptional regulator, which translates to MRKLDRTDIGILNALQENARITNADLARSVNLSPTPCFNRVKAMEELGLIREQVTLLDADLLGLHVNVFIHVSLEKQNELALQQFEGAISDRPEVMECYLMAGDPDYLIRVLVPTIQSLERFMMDFLTKVPGVANIRSSFALKQVRYKTALPLPANGISLGA; encoded by the coding sequence ATGCGCAAACTGGACCGTACCGATATCGGCATTCTTAACGCCCTGCAGGAGAATGCACGGATCACCAACGCCGACCTGGCCCGCTCGGTCAACCTGTCGCCCACGCCGTGCTTCAACCGGGTCAAGGCCATGGAGGAACTGGGCCTGATTCGCGAGCAGGTCACGCTGCTCGACGCCGACCTGCTGGGGCTGCACGTCAACGTGTTCATCCATGTGAGCCTGGAAAAACAGAACGAACTGGCCTTGCAGCAGTTCGAAGGCGCGATCTCAGACCGCCCCGAAGTGATGGAGTGCTACCTGATGGCGGGCGATCCGGATTACCTGATCCGCGTGCTGGTGCCGACGATCCAGTCGCTGGAGCGCTTCATGATGGACTTCCTGACCAAGGTGCCGGGTGTGGCGAATATCCGGTCAAGCTTTGCGCTCAAGCAGGTGCGTTACAAAACCGCACTGCCGTTGCCGGCGAACGGCATCAGCCTCGGCGCCTGA
- a CDS encoding FAD/NAD(P)-binding oxidoreductase, whose product MTDPHWGPTISGDIVVIGGGSAGIGLLASLLKRDPDLNITLIEPSDYHCYQPAWTLVGGGAYDVKKTRRPLADVLPNGVTWVQAAVTELLPDEQTLVLDSGQRVTWNNLIVCPGLHLAWDRIEGLESTLGQNGVTSNYSYDHAPYTWQLVRELKGGKAIFTQPAMPIKCAGAPQKAMYLACDHWLRQGHLKHIDVEFNLAGAALFGVATFVPPLMKYVEKYNARLAFNANLVKVDGPARKAWFEVKDAAGNVTVAEKSFDLLHVVPPQLAPAFIQQSPLSDAAGWCEVNPHTLQHVRYPHVFGLGDVCGTTNAKTAAAVRKQIVVVAENLLALRKQAPLPLKYDGYGSCPLTVEKGKVVLAEFGYGGTLLPTFPLDATKARRSMWFLKATLLPWFYWNGMLKGREWLTRLSKVD is encoded by the coding sequence ATGACCGACCCACACTGGGGCCCAACCATCAGTGGCGATATCGTTGTCATCGGCGGCGGCTCGGCAGGCATTGGCCTGCTAGCCAGCCTGCTCAAGCGCGACCCCGACCTGAACATCACCCTGATCGAACCCAGCGACTACCACTGCTACCAGCCGGCCTGGACCCTGGTCGGCGGGGGCGCCTATGACGTGAAAAAGACCCGCCGCCCGTTGGCCGATGTGCTGCCCAACGGCGTCACCTGGGTGCAGGCGGCCGTCACTGAATTGCTGCCGGACGAACAGACTCTGGTGCTCGACAGCGGCCAGCGTGTCACGTGGAATAACCTGATCGTCTGCCCCGGCCTGCACCTGGCCTGGGACAGGATTGAAGGCCTGGAAAGCACCCTGGGCCAAAATGGCGTGACCTCCAACTACAGCTACGACCACGCGCCCTACACTTGGCAGTTGGTGCGCGAACTCAAGGGCGGCAAGGCGATCTTTACCCAGCCGGCCATGCCGATCAAATGCGCCGGGGCACCGCAAAAGGCCATGTACCTGGCCTGTGATCATTGGCTCAGGCAGGGCCATCTCAAACACATTGACGTGGAATTCAACCTCGCCGGCGCCGCGCTGTTCGGCGTGGCGACCTTCGTGCCGCCGTTGATGAAATACGTAGAGAAATACAACGCGCGCCTGGCGTTCAACGCCAACCTGGTGAAAGTCGACGGCCCCGCGCGCAAAGCCTGGTTTGAGGTGAAGGACGCCGCGGGCAACGTCACCGTTGCCGAGAAATCCTTTGATCTGCTGCACGTGGTGCCACCGCAGCTGGCCCCGGCGTTTATCCAGCAAAGCCCGCTGTCCGATGCGGCCGGTTGGTGCGAGGTGAACCCCCACACCCTGCAACACGTGCGCTACCCACATGTGTTCGGCCTGGGGGATGTGTGCGGCACCACTAACGCCAAGACCGCGGCCGCCGTGCGCAAGCAAATCGTGGTGGTCGCCGAAAACCTGCTGGCCCTGCGCAAACAGGCGCCGCTGCCGCTCAAGTACGACGGCTACGGCTCGTGCCCGTTGACGGTGGAGAAGGGCAAGGTGGTGCTGGCCGAGTTCGGTTATGGCGGCACGTTGCTGCCGACGTTCCCCCTCGACGCCACCAAGGCGCGGCGTTCGATGTGGTTTCTCAAGGCCACGTTGCTGCCGTGGTTCTACTGGAACGGCATGCTCAAGGGCCGTGAATGGCTGACCCGTCTGAGCAAGG
- a CDS encoding MBL fold metallo-hydrolase: MSALIHSFLDEASSTYTYVVYETDGGPCAIVDSVLNYDPASGRTDTRQADKVIRFVRDHGLHVEWLLETHAHADHLSAAPYLRRTLGGKIAIGQCISKVQDVFKNLFNLEPEFRVDGSQFDHLFAPNEIFHIGALQAQALHVPGHTPADMAYLIDGRLILVGDTLFMPDVGTARCDFPGGDARQLYASMRKLLAFPPETRLYVCHDYPPEGREAKCLTTVAEQRAGNIHVHDGVDEATFVAMRTQRDAGLGMPTLLLPAIQVNVRAGNMPPAEENGVTYLKIPLNQL; the protein is encoded by the coding sequence ATGTCAGCGTTGATTCATTCCTTTCTGGACGAGGCGTCGTCGACCTACACCTACGTCGTCTATGAGACCGATGGCGGCCCCTGCGCCATCGTCGACTCGGTACTCAACTACGACCCGGCGTCCGGGCGCACCGACACGCGCCAGGCCGACAAGGTCATCCGCTTCGTCCGCGACCACGGCCTGCATGTCGAGTGGCTGCTGGAAACCCACGCCCACGCCGACCACCTCTCTGCCGCGCCGTATCTGCGCCGCACGCTGGGCGGCAAGATCGCCATTGGCCAGTGCATCAGCAAGGTCCAGGACGTGTTCAAGAACCTGTTCAACCTGGAGCCGGAATTTCGCGTCGACGGCTCGCAGTTCGATCACTTGTTCGCGCCGAATGAAATCTTCCACATCGGCGCGCTCCAGGCCCAGGCCCTGCACGTTCCCGGCCACACCCCGGCAGACATGGCCTACCTGATCGACGGCCGCTTGATCCTGGTGGGCGACACCCTGTTCATGCCCGACGTGGGCACCGCGCGCTGCGACTTTCCCGGCGGTGATGCGCGGCAGTTATATGCATCGATGCGCAAGCTGCTGGCCTTCCCGCCCGAGACTCGCTTGTACGTGTGCCATGACTACCCGCCTGAAGGGCGCGAAGCGAAATGCCTGACCACCGTGGCGGAACAGCGCGCGGGCAATATCCATGTGCATGACGGCGTGGATGAAGCGACGTTCGTGGCCATGCGCACCCAGCGCGACGCCGGGCTGGGCATGCCGACGCTGTTGCTGCCGGCAATCCAGGTGAATGTGCGCGCGGGCAATATGCCGCCGGCTGAGGAAAACGGCGTGACGTACCTGAAGATTCCGCTCAACCAACTGTGA
- a CDS encoding helix-turn-helix transcriptional regulator: MESTLSEGEVAQLRASASKACALLKALANEDRLLILCQLTQGERNVGELETMTGVRQPTLSQQLGILRDEGLVATRREGKYIFYGLASHEVIQVMKTLSGLYCGAVIKSWA, translated from the coding sequence ATGGAATCTACTCTGAGTGAAGGCGAAGTCGCCCAGCTGCGTGCGTCGGCGTCCAAGGCCTGTGCCTTGCTCAAGGCCCTGGCCAATGAGGATCGTCTGTTGATCCTGTGCCAGCTCACCCAGGGCGAGCGCAACGTGGGTGAGTTGGAAACCATGACCGGCGTACGCCAGCCGACGCTGTCCCAACAGTTGGGCATTTTGCGCGACGAAGGGTTGGTCGCCACCCGTCGGGAAGGCAAGTACATCTTCTACGGGCTGGCCAGCCATGAAGTGATTCAAGTAATGAAAACCCTGTCCGGCCTGTACTGCGGCGCGGTGATAAAAAGCTGGGCGTGA
- a CDS encoding dihydrolipoamide acetyltransferase family protein has translation MGTHVIKMPDIGEGIAEVELSVWHVKVGDMVVEDQVLADVMTDKAMVDIPSPVHGKVISLGGEPGEVMAVGSILISIEVEGAGNAKDAPEAAPAPVKAAPVVAAKPAAVVESKPAPVVTPQAPVERHADERPLASPAVRKHALDAGIQLRLVQGTGPAGRVLHEDLEAYLKQGAAKPSTAANPYAERNDEEQIPVIGMRRKIAQRMQDATRRAAHFSYVEEIDVTALDELRVHLNEKHGATRGKLTLLPFIVRAMVVALRDFPQINARYDDEAQVITRLGAVHVGVATQSDVGLMVPVVRHAEARSLWGNAEEIARLATAARTGKASRDELSGSTITLTSLGALGGIVSTPVLNLPEVAIVGVNRIVERPMVIKGQIVVRKMMNLSSSFDHRVVDGMDAAQFIQAIRGLLEQPASLFLE, from the coding sequence ATGGGCACGCACGTTATCAAGATGCCGGACATTGGCGAAGGCATCGCAGAAGTTGAATTGTCGGTGTGGCATGTGAAGGTCGGCGACATGGTCGTCGAAGATCAGGTGCTGGCGGATGTGATGACCGACAAGGCGATGGTGGACATTCCCTCGCCGGTGCACGGCAAGGTGATTTCCCTCGGCGGCGAGCCGGGTGAAGTGATGGCCGTGGGCAGTATTCTGATCAGCATTGAAGTGGAAGGTGCGGGCAACGCCAAGGATGCGCCCGAGGCGGCGCCAGCGCCGGTGAAGGCGGCACCCGTTGTCGCCGCCAAACCGGCTGCGGTGGTGGAAAGCAAACCGGCACCCGTGGTCACCCCACAGGCCCCGGTGGAGCGCCATGCCGACGAGCGCCCGCTGGCCTCGCCCGCCGTGCGCAAGCATGCCTTGGACGCCGGGATTCAACTGCGGCTGGTGCAGGGCACGGGCCCTGCCGGGCGGGTTCTGCACGAAGACCTTGAGGCTTATCTGAAACAAGGTGCGGCGAAGCCGTCAACGGCCGCCAACCCCTACGCCGAACGCAACGACGAAGAACAGATCCCGGTGATCGGCATGCGCCGCAAGATCGCCCAGCGCATGCAGGACGCCACCCGGCGCGCCGCGCATTTCAGCTACGTGGAGGAAATCGACGTCACCGCCCTGGACGAGTTGCGTGTGCACCTCAACGAAAAACACGGCGCCACACGCGGCAAGCTGACGCTGCTGCCGTTTATCGTGCGGGCCATGGTCGTGGCACTGCGTGACTTCCCGCAGATCAACGCGCGTTACGACGACGAAGCCCAGGTCATCACTCGCCTTGGCGCGGTGCACGTGGGTGTCGCCACCCAGAGCGATGTGGGGTTGATGGTGCCGGTGGTGCGTCACGCCGAGGCGCGCAGCCTGTGGGGCAATGCCGAGGAAATCGCGCGTTTGGCCACCGCCGCACGCACTGGCAAGGCCAGTCGCGATGAGCTGTCCGGGTCGACGATCACCCTGACCAGCCTGGGCGCGCTGGGCGGAATTGTCAGCACGCCGGTGCTGAATCTGCCGGAAGTGGCGATCGTCGGCGTCAACCGCATCGTCGAACGGCCGATGGTGATCAAGGGCCAGATCGTGGTGCGCAAAATGATGAACCTCTCCAGCTCATTCGATCACCGCGTGGTCGATGGCATGGACGCGGCGCAATTCATCCAGGCCATTCGCGGCCTGCTCGAACAACCCGCCAGCCTGTTTCTGGAGTAA
- a CDS encoding branched-chain amino acid aminotransferase: MGNESINWDKLGFDYIKTDKRFLQTWKNGGWQDGTLTDDNVLHISEGSTALHYGQQCFEGLKAYRCKDGSINLFRPDQNAARMQRSCARLLMPHVPTDAFIDACKQVVKANERFIPPYGSGGALYLRPFVIGTGDNIGVRTAPEFIFSVFCIPVGAYFKGGLVPHNFQISTFDRAAPQGTGAAKVGGNYAASLMPGSEAKKSGFADAIYLDPMTHSKIEEVGSANFFGITHDNKFITPKSPSVLPGITRLSLIELAQTRLGLEVVEGEVFIDKLSDFKEAGACGTAAVISPIGGIQYNGQLHVFHSETEVGPITQKLYKELTGVQTGDVEAPAGWIVKV; the protein is encoded by the coding sequence ATGGGTAACGAGAGCATCAATTGGGACAAGCTGGGTTTTGACTACATCAAGACCGACAAGCGGTTTCTCCAGACCTGGAAAAACGGCGGATGGCAAGACGGCACCCTGACCGACGACAACGTGCTTCACATCAGCGAGGGCTCCACTGCCCTGCACTATGGCCAGCAGTGCTTTGAAGGCCTGAAGGCCTATCGCTGCAAGGACGGCTCGATCAACCTGTTCCGTCCGGACCAGAACGCCGCGCGTATGCAGCGCAGCTGTGCCCGTCTGCTGATGCCGCATGTGCCGACCGACGCGTTCATCGACGCCTGCAAACAAGTGGTCAAGGCCAACGAGCGGTTCATCCCGCCGTACGGCAGCGGCGGCGCGCTGTATCTGCGCCCGTTCGTGATCGGCACCGGCGACAACATTGGCGTGCGCACTGCGCCGGAGTTCATCTTCTCGGTGTTCTGCATTCCAGTCGGCGCCTACTTCAAGGGCGGCCTGGTGCCCCATAACTTCCAGATCTCCACCTTCGACCGTGCCGCACCGCAGGGCACCGGCGCTGCCAAGGTCGGTGGCAACTACGCCGCCAGCCTGATGCCGGGCTCGGAAGCAAAAAAATCCGGCTTTGCCGACGCGATCTACCTGGACCCGATGACCCACTCGAAAATCGAAGAGGTCGGCTCGGCCAACTTCTTCGGGATCACCCACGACAACAAGTTCATCACGCCGAAGTCGCCTTCGGTGCTGCCAGGCATCACCCGCCTGTCGCTGATCGAACTGGCCCAGACCCGCCTGGGCCTGGAAGTGGTTGAGGGCGAAGTGTTCATCGACAAACTGTCCGACTTCAAAGAAGCCGGCGCCTGCGGCACCGCTGCGGTGATCTCGCCAATCGGCGGCATCCAGTACAACGGTCAGTTGCACGTGTTCCACAGCGAGACCGAAGTGGGCCCAATCACCCAGAAGCTCTACAAAGAGCTGACCGGTGTGCAGACCGGCGACGTTGAAGCGCCAGCGGGTTGGATCGTCAAAGTCTAA